In the genome of Segnochrobactrum spirostomi, the window TTTCCTTTCCCAATCCGTGTTCGCGGCCGTCAGGCGATCGCGGCGCGCGAGCCTTCCACGGCCTGCCGCTCGATGGCGGCGAAGTCCCAGGAGATGCCGAGACCGGGCTCGGCACTCGGAACGGCGTAGCCGTCCCGGATCGTCATGCCAACACTCGTGATGGTGTCGAGCTGCGGAATGAACTCCACCCAGCGCGCATTCGGCACCGCCGCGCACAATGCGACATGAATCTCCATGAGGAAATGCGGGCAGACCGCGACGTTGAAGCACTCGGCGAGGTGGGCCACCTTGAGCCAGGGCGTGATGCCGCCGATGCGGCCGACGTCGACCTGCACCACCGAGCAGGCCCCGCGGGCGAGATAATCGCGAAAATGCAGGTGGCTGTAGAGGCTCTCGCCGACCGCGATCGGCAGGGTCGTCGCCTGCGACAAGCGGACGTGGCCCTCGACGTCGTCGGCCGGCAGCGGCTCCTCGAACCAGCCGATGTCGAGCGGCTCGTAGTGGCGGGCGCGCCGGATCGCCTCGTCCACCGCGAAGGCCTGGTTGGCGTCGGTGAAGATCTCGAAGCCGGGGCCGACCGCCTCGCGCACCGCCGAGATGCGGGCGACGTCCTCATGGATCGGCCGGCCGACCTTCAGCTTGGCGCCGCCGAAGCCCGCCTCCTTGGCCTTGATCGCGTCCTCGACGAGGGCCGTCGTCTCGAGATGGAGCCAGCCGCCTTCCGTCGTGTAGAGCGGCACCTTGTCCCGCGCGCCGCCGGCGAGGCGATGGAGCGGCAGCCCGACCTTGCGGGCACGCAGGTCCCAAAGGGCGGTGTCGATCGCCGCGAGCGCGATGGAGGTGATGGCGCCGACGCTCGTCGCGTGGGTGAGGAACAGGAGGTCGCGCCAGATGCGCTCGATCTCGTCCGCCTCGCGGCCGATCAGGGCCGGTGCCAGCGTGCGGGTGATGAGCGACATCACCGCCGGGCCACCGGTGCCGATGGTGTAGGAATAGCCCGTGCCGATCGCTCCATCGGCATCGAAGATGCGGACGATCGGGGTTTCCTGGCTGACGAAGGACTGGATCGCGTCGACCCGCTTCGTCTTCGGCTTCAGATCGACCATCACCGCTTCGACGCGGACGATACGGGCCATGGTTCGGCTCCTTGTTATGGACGTCGCGATCAGGCGGCGATGCTGCGGCCGGAGGCCTTGTCGAAGACGTGGAGCCGTTCGAGGTCGAGCACGAACGGCATCGTCTCGCCCGGTACGACGACGCGCGGGCTCAGCATCTTGGCCTGAACCTCGCGGCCGCCGAAATCGACGAACAGCAACGTCTCGGTGCCGAGCGGCTCGGCGAGCTTGATGGTGCGGTCGAGGTCGAGGCCCGCGTCCGCGTGGAGCATGCCGTGCCCCCGCGGATGCAGCGAATCCGGGCGGAAGCCGAGCACGATCCCCTGCCCCGCCTTGAGCTTCGAAGCCTGCGCCGTCGGCAGCGGCACCTCGATCCCGTCGGCGAGGCGGGCGACCGCCGCACCGTCGCGGCCCGTCACCTCGGCGTCGAGCAGGTTCATCGGCGGCGAGCCGATGAAGCCCGCGACGAAGGTGTTGACCGGGTTCTCGAACACGTCGAGCGGCGTGCCGACCTGCTCGATATGACCATCGCGCATGATGACGATGCGATCGGCGAGCGTCATCGCCTCGACCTGATCGTGCGTCACATAGACGACCGTCGTCTTCACCCGCTGGTGCAGCTTCTTGATCTCGACCCGCATCTGCCCGCGCAGCTTGGCGTCGAGGTTCGACAAGGGCTCGTCGAACAGGAAGACGTCCGGATGGCGCACGATGGCGCGGCCCATGGCGACGCGCTGGCGCTGGCCGCCGGACAGGTTCGCCGGTAGCCGGTCGAGCATGGCGCCGAGGCCGAGGATGTCCGCGGCTTCCTTGACGCGTTCCTCGATCTCCTCGGGCTTGCGGCCGGCAATCTTGAGGCCGAAGCCGAGATTTTCCCGCACGCTCATGTGCGGATAAAGCGCATAATTCTGGAACACCATCGAGACGTTGCGCGAGCGCGGCGGCAGGTCGTTGACGATCTTGCCGCCGATCCGGATCAGGCCGTCCGAGATCTCCTCGAGGCCCGCGATCATGCGCAGCGTCGTCGACTTGCCGCACCCGGACGGCCCGACCAGCACGACGAACTCGTTGTGGGCGATCTCGAGATCGATGCCGTGCACGATCTCCACGCCGCCATAGCGCTTGACGACTTTGCTGAGCGAAACCTCGGCCATGTCTTGTCCTGTCGTCTCTTTTTCGCGGTGTCTCTGTTCCGAGACGCCTACTTGACGCCGCCGAAGGTCAGGCCGGCGATCAGGTGCTTCTGCACGATGAAGGTGAGGATGAGGGCGGGGATGATGATGAGCACGGCCATCGCGCTCATGCCCGTCCAATCGACCGTGAACTGCGCCGTGAAATCCATGAGCCCGACCGGCATCGTCTTCGACGCCGTGGTGCGGGTCAGTTGCGAGGCGAGCGCATATTCGTTCCACGAGGTCAGGAAGGCGAAGATCGCAGCGGAGGCAAGGCCCGAGCGGGCGAGCGGGAACTCGATCTTCCAGAACGCCTGCCACCGCGTGCAGCCGTCGATCTGTGCCGCCTCCGAGAGGTCGACCGGGATCTGACGGAAGAAGCCGTCGGTGAGCCAGATGGTGAAGGGCACGTTGATCGCCAGATAGACGACGATCAGGCCGAACGAGGTGTCGATGAGGCCGAGGCGACTCCACACGATGAAGAGCGGCAGCGACAACGCGATGCCCGGCACGGTGCGCGACAGCATGAAGCTGACGAAGAGGGCCTGCTTGCCGCGGAAGCGGAAGCGGGCGAAGGCATAGCCGCCCGCCATGCCAACGATGATCGCGATCGCGGTCGAGGTGACCGAGATGACGATCGAATTGCGGAAATATTCGATGACCGGGAGGCCCTGCTGCTGCTGCGGGAGCAGACCGAAGATGCCGCGGAAATTGTCGAGATTGAGATCCTGCGGGATCCACACCGGGGGCCTCGCCATGATCTCGACGTTCGGGCGGAACGCGGTCAGCACCACCCAGAGGCCCGGCACGCACAGGATCGCCATCGCCACGAAGATGCCGAGGCGGATCAGCCAGCGCTGCCAGGGCTTCTCGATCGAGCGGCCCTTCTGAAGAGCGAGCGGAGCGGTAGTCGAAGCGGCCCGCGTCATTCGGCGCCTCCCATGTAACGGCGCGCGGCGACGAGCTTGCGGTAGAAATAGACGGTGAAGAGGATCGACGTCAGGATCGAGACGTAGCCCATGGCGTTCGCCATGCCCATCTGCGAGTTCTGGTAGCCGACGCGGGCCATCAGCGTCCACAAGAGCTCGGTACGCCCCGCCGGACCGCCGTTCGTCATGATCCGCACCATGTCGTAGGCGCGCGCCACGTCGAGCGAGCGGATCGTCATGGCGATGTAGATGAAGGGCATCAGGAACGGCAGGGTGATGTGCCGAAAGACCTGGATCGGATTGCAGCCGTCGACCTTCGCCGCCTCGATCGGATCCTTCGGCAGCGCCAGCAGGCCGGCGAGCAGCAGGATCGCGAAGATCGAGGTCGACATCCAGATCTCGGCCGCGAGGATCGACGCGTTGGCCAGCACGCCGTCCACCAGCCACGGGATCGGCTGGGTGATCAGGCCGAGCGAGAACAGCGCGTTGTTCATCAGGCCGACGGCGTCGTTGAAGATATACTTGAACTGGAAGCCGACCAGGATCGGCGAGAACATCATCGGAAACATCATCACGGTGCGGATGGTCTTCTGTCCCATCGTCACCTTGTTGACGAGGAGCGCGAGGCCGAGGCCGAAGACGAGCTCGAGATTGAGGGCCACCGTGACGAACAGCAGGGTGCGGCCGAAGGCCCACCAGAAGTCCGTGCTGGAGACGATGCGCAGATAATTCCGCCAGCCGACGAACTGGAACAGCGTCGCGGGCCGCGTCAGCACATAAGGCGTGAAGCTCGACCACAGCGAGACGATGAGCGGAATGAGCACCACCGCCGCGATCACCACGATCGACGGCAGGAGGAGCAGGTAGGGAATGGCTCGGGGCGAGCGGAGGAACGACATTCCCGCAGGATCCTGACGCTGACGAGACGCGGGGAGCGGCGGCCGGGAGACCGGCCGCCGATACATCACGGAGTGTCGCGGGACACGCCCGCGGGCGCGGACCTCACTGCTTGAGGAGGCCGGCGTCCTGCATGATCTGGGTCGCGTCGGCGGCGGCTTTGTCGAGCGCCTCCTGCGGCGTCTTCTCACCGACGATCGCAGCCTGGAGCTGCGGCCAGATCACGTTCGAGACCTCGATCCATTGCGGCACGAGCGGCGGGGTGCGCGCGTCGGCGAGCGAGGCGCGCCAGGCCGTGAACATGTCGGCCATGTAGGTGTTGCCGCTGTCCTTGAACTCCTTGACGACGTCGTCGAACACCTTGGTGCGGGTCGGCAGGTTGCCGGCGCGCGCCTCGAGCAGTTCGGACTCGTCGTTGGTCATGAACACCGCGAACGACACGCCGGCCTTCTTGTTGTCGCAGTCCTGCGTGACCGAGAAGGAGTGCGAACCGGACCAGCCGCCGCGCTTGCCCGAGGTGCCGACCGGGGCCGTCGCGAGGCCGACGTGGCCGGCGATCTTGGAGGTCTTCGGATCGTTGAAGAACGCCGCCCAGCCCGGCCAGTCGAGATCGACGGCGAGCTGGCCCGCCGCGAAGGCCTGGCCGATATCATCCCACGTATAGTTCACGGTGCCGGCGGGAACCGCCTTCGCCTTGTAGAGATCGACGAACCATTGCAGCGCGGCGACGCCTTCCGGCGAGTTGAAGATCGGCTTCCAGTTCTTGTCGAACATGTCGCCGCCGTTGGCGCGCACGATCTCCATGAAGCGGCCCGTCAGACCCTCGTCCTTGCCGGCGAAGGCGGTGCCGTAGCGGTTCGGCGGGCTCGCCAGGAAGATCGCCTGCTGCTTGAACTCGTCGAAGGTCTTCGGCGGCGCGAGATCGACGCCGAACTTCTCCTTGTATTTCGCCTTGATGTCCGCGTTCTCGTAGACATCCTTGTTGTAGTAGATGTTGGAGACGTCGGTGACGCGGGGGAGCTGTACGAGGCGGCCGTCCACCTCGGAGGCCTTGAGGGTGCCCGGCACGTATTCCGCGAGGACGTCGGCCGGGACCTCCTGCTTCAGATCGATGTAGAGATCGCCGTATTGCGGCGCGAAGCTCGTGTGGTTGGACCCCACGCACCAGGTGATCGAGCCGGACGCGATGTCCTGCTTGATTTCACGATCGAGGTCGAAGTGATTCTTGGACGAGACGATTTCGACCTTCGCGCCGGTGAGCTTCTCCCACTCGGGGATGCGCGTATAGAGCTTCTCGTACTGGGTGCCGCCGATCAGCTTCACCTTGAGCGTGTAGCCGGGGAACTTGCCGTAATCGAAATTATCGGCCTGCGCTGCGCCGGCGAGACCGCCGAGCGCGCAGCACGCCAGGAACAGGGTCTTCAACCCTTGATAGGACGCCATCGATTTCCTCCCGAACTTTCGTGCAACCAATCTTGACGAGGTGTCATCCATATTTGAAAGTTCAATTCGCAGGTAAGCACAAACGATAAGACTTGGTCAACGCCCGTTGGCGTGACCGCCTGGATGGCCACGGAGGAATGATGAGCACGGAGGACAACGGCGACCGCTACCGCGCCCCGGCTTTGGACAAGGGATTGGACATTCTCGAACTGCTCGCCTCCACCGAGGAGGGAATGAGCCAGGCCGAGATCGCCAAGGCGCTGGAACGCACGCCGAACGAGATCTACCGGATGCTCGACCGCCTGGTGCGCCGGCGCTACGTCGTGCGCACCCAGGGCGACCGCTACGAACTGTCGTTGAAGCTGTTCGCCCTCGCCCATCGGCACGCACCGATGCGGCGGCTCGTTTCCCACTCGATGCCGATGCTGCGCCAGTTCGCCCGCGACGCCGAGCAGAGCTGCCACATCGCGGTCTACGACCGGGGCAACGTGCTCGTCGTCGCGCAGGTGGATTCGCCGGGCTATTGGGGCCTCGCGGTGCGCGTCGGCTCCCATGTCGGCCTGCTGAACACCGGCTCGGGCCATGTGCTGCTCGCCTTCGCGAGCGAGCGCGAGCGGCAGTTCATGATCGAGGAACACGAGTTCATGCCGCACGAGCAGGCGCCGGACGATCTCGACGCCCGCCTCGCCGTCGTCCGCGAGCGCGGCTACGAGATGATGGACAGCCAGCAGACCACGGCGGTGCAGAACATCTCGGTGCCGATCCTCGGGCCGCACGGCAGCGTCGTCGCGGTCTTCACCTGCCCCTATCTCAAGCGGATCGACGTCAGCGACGCACCGGATTCCGACGCGGTGCTCGCCATGGTGATCCGCACCGGCCAGGACATCTCCCACCTCGTCGGCGGCGCCTGACCGCCCCGAGACAGCCCTCGACCGCGCGCCTCACGGCGCGCGGCAACGACAGCCGGCCGGAAAACGGCCGCCCAACGCGCGCGCCGGACAGAAGCGCCGCAGGAGGAAGAGCCCGATGCGCATCGTCGATACCCATCTGCACCTCGTCTATCCCGACCGCTTCTCCTATCCCTGGCTCGCGGACGTGCCCGCCCTCGCCCACCCGTTCCCGGCCGAACCCTATTTCGCGGAAGCCGCCGCCCTCGGCATAGAGGCGGCACTGCACATGGAGGTCGACGTCGCCGAGGCCGACCAGGAGGGCGAGACGCGCTTCGTGACGACGCTCGATCCCCGCATCGTCGGTGCCATCGCCTCGGGGCGCCCGGAGCGGGCCGATTTCCCGGCGCAGCTCGAACGGCTCGCCGCCATCCCCGGTGTGAAAGGCCTGCGCCGCATCCTCCACACCTCCCCCGACGACCTTTCCGAACCCGCTCTGTTCGCCGAGAACATCCGTCGCATCGCCCCGCTCGGCTGGACCTTCGATCTCTGCGTGCTCGCCCGGCAGCTCCCGGTCGGCCGCCGGCTCGCCGAGCGCTGCCCCGACGTGCAATTCGTGCTCGACCATTGCGGCGTGCCGGACATCGCGGCGAAGGCGATCGATCCGTGGCGCGCCGAGATCGCGGCGATCGCCGCGCTGCCGAACGTCGCCGCCAAGATCTCCGGCATCGTCGCCTATGCCGGCGCCGATTGGACCGTCGACGACCTGCGCCCCTATGTAGAACACGTGATCGCCTGCTTCGGCTGGGACCGCGTCGTGTGGGGCAGCGACTTCCCCGTCTGCACGCTCACCGCCGACCTGTCGCGCTGGGTCGCGGCGACCCACGACCTCATTTCCGGCACCAGCGCGGACGAGCAGGCGAAGCTCCTCCACCGCAACGCGGAGCGGATCTACCACCTCGCCTGAGGTGACGACCGCCCCGCAATCCTCGAGATGGAGACGCCCGAAATGCAGCGCATCGCCAGCGTGATCGCCCTCAACCCCGACCGCATCGCCGACTATAAGCGGCTCCACGCCGCGGTCTGGCCCGAAGTGCTCGCGAAGATCGCCGAGTGCAACATCCGCAATTATTCGATCTTCCTGCGCGAGCCGGAAAATCTGCTGTTCGGCTATTACGAATATCACGGTACAGACCACGCCGCCGACATGGCGAAGATGGCGGCAGACCCCAAGACCCAGGAATGGTGGGCCGTGTGCATGCCCTGCCAGGCGCCGCTCGAGACCCGCAAGCGGGGCGAATGGTGGGCCGGGATGGACGAGGTTTTCCACGCCGATTGAGGCCGGGCGGACCGCCCGCGCCCCGCTCCGCAGGGCATCGCGGCGCGTCGGACGCGCGCCGCGACATTCCCCCTTGCGGCCTCCGCTCATAAATGAAAAGATCATTCACATAAGAACGTAAATCCGCACCAACGGATTTGGAGGAACGCCTTGGCGCTTCAAGACACGCTCCGGCAGAGCTGGCCGCGGCCGTCCGCGCCGCGCCCGATCGTCGTGATCGGGGCCGGCGGAATCGTGAAGGACGCCCATCTGCCGGCCTACCGACTCGCCGGATTTCCCGTCGCCGGCCTCTACGATCTCGACGCCGCGCGCGCCCGTGCGCTCGGCGAGAGCTTCGGCATCCCCGCGTTCGACAGCCTCGACGCCGCGCTCGCGGTGCCGAACGCCGTGTTCGACCTCGCGCTGCCGCCGGCGGCCCATCTCAGCGTCTTGGAACGTCTGCCCGAAGGCGCCGCCGTGCTGCTTCAGAAGCCGATGGGGCGCGATCTCGACGAGGCGACGCGCATCCTCGCCCTCGCCCGGGCGCGACGTCTGAAGGCGGCGGTCAATTTCCAGCTCCGCTTCTCGCCGATGATGCTCGCGGTCGCCGACGCGCTCGCGAAGGGCCTGCTCGGCCGGCTGATCGACGTCGAGGTGCACCTCAACCTCGTCACGCCGTGGCACCTGTTCCCCTTCCTCAAGGGGATGGAGCGGGTCGAGATCGCCGTCCATTCGATCCATTATCTCGATCTGATCCGCGGGCTCCTCGGCAACCCAGTCGGCATCCACGCCCGCACCCTCGGCCACCCGGCGAGCGACCTCGCCCAGACGCGGACGAGCGCGCTCATCGATTACGGCCCGGATGTCCGCGTCGCGGTGTCGATCAACCACCACCACGATTTCGGCCGCCGCTTCCAGGATGCGAGCTTCCGCTTCGAGGGCACCGAGGGGGCCGCGATGGTGAAGCTCGGCCTCCTTTTGAACTACCCGGAGGGCGAGCCAGACGAACTGTGGATCGCGACCGGCGGCGCGGACTGGGAACAGGTCCCCCTCGCCGGCGGCTGGTTCCCCCACGCCTTCATCGGGACGATGGCCAATCTCCAGCGCTTCGCCGCCGGCGAGGACGACCGCCTCGTCACCTCGGTCGAGGACGCATGGCACACCATGGCCCTCGTCGAGGCGGCCTTCCGCTCGTCCGCCGCGCCGGCGACGCCGGTGCCCGCAAGCCCGGAGGCTCTGTCATGAACGACGAACGCGAGGGCTTCGCGCCCACCGTCGGTGTCTCCTCCACCGTTCCCCGCGACATGCCGGCGGACCACGCCGCGCTGCCGGTCTGGAACGCCGAGAACTGGTTCTACGAGGATTGGCCGGTCGGGCAGAAGATCCGTTCCCTCCGCCGCACCATCGGCGAGAGCGACAGCCACCTCTTCAACACCCTCGTCACCGACATCCATCCATACGTGCAGGATCAGATGTTCGCCGAGACCGAGGGCGTGTTCGGCCGGCGGCTCGTCGCCGGCGCCTTCGTGTTCTCGGCCGGCCTCGGCCTCGTCGCCACCAACTGCGTCAACGCCTTTTCCTACGGCTACGACCGCTTGCGCTTCATCAAGCCGCTGTTCATCGGCGAGACCATCTACACGATCCGCACCAACCTCGATAAGCGCCCGAAATACAAAGAGCTCGGCCTGATCCGCGCGAGCTACGAGGTGTTCAAGGGCGAAGGGGAGCTGATCCTCTATTGCGAGCACCTGCAGACGGTCAAATACAGACATCCGGAGAGCTTCGTCGGCCAGACCGAGAAGTGATCGAGAACGAGCCCATCATCATGAATTCTGCCGAACCGAAGCCCGCGTCCACGACCGGCCTGCCCCTCGAAGGGCTCGTCGTCGTCGATATGAGCCAGTTCCTGTCGGGCCCCTATTGCTCGCTCCGCCTGATGGACCTGGGCGCGCGCGTCATCAAGGTCGAGCGCCCCGACGGCGGCGACCTGTCCCGCCGCCTCTATCTGAGCGACACCGAGATCGGCGGCGATTCCACCATCTTTCATGCCATCAATCGGGCGAAGGAAAGCCTCGCCATCGACCTCAAGAACCCGGACGACCTCGCCGCCCTCAAGCGGCTGATCGCCCAGGCCGATGTGCTCATCCAGAATTTCCGCCCCGGCGTCATCGAGCGGCTCGGGCTCGCCTACGAGGAAGCCCGCGCGATCAATCCCCGCCTCGTCTACGCGAGCATCACCGGCTACGGCGCCGAAGGCCCGTGGGTGATGCGGCCGGGCCAGGATCTGCTCGCCCAATCGCGCTCCGGCGTGATGTGGCTCAACGGCGACGAGGACCAGGGTCCGGTACCGTTCGGCCTCGCCATCGCCGACATGCTCGCCGGGTCGGCGACCGCCCAGGGCATCCTCGCCGCCCTGGTGCGCCGCGGCATCACCAATCAGGGCTCGCACGTCGAGACGAGCCTGATGGAAGCCT includes:
- a CDS encoding mandelate racemase/muconate lactonizing enzyme family protein produces the protein MARIVRVEAVMVDLKPKTKRVDAIQSFVSQETPIVRIFDADGAIGTGYSYTIGTGGPAVMSLITRTLAPALIGREADEIERIWRDLLFLTHATSVGAITSIALAAIDTALWDLRARKVGLPLHRLAGGARDKVPLYTTEGGWLHLETTALVEDAIKAKEAGFGGAKLKVGRPIHEDVARISAVREAVGPGFEIFTDANQAFAVDEAIRRARHYEPLDIGWFEEPLPADDVEGHVRLSQATTLPIAVGESLYSHLHFRDYLARGACSVVQVDVGRIGGITPWLKVAHLAECFNVAVCPHFLMEIHVALCAAVPNARWVEFIPQLDTITSVGMTIRDGYAVPSAEPGLGISWDFAAIERQAVEGSRAAIA
- a CDS encoding ABC transporter ATP-binding protein, giving the protein MAEVSLSKVVKRYGGVEIVHGIDLEIAHNEFVVLVGPSGCGKSTTLRMIAGLEEISDGLIRIGGKIVNDLPPRSRNVSMVFQNYALYPHMSVRENLGFGLKIAGRKPEEIEERVKEAADILGLGAMLDRLPANLSGGQRQRVAMGRAIVRHPDVFLFDEPLSNLDAKLRGQMRVEIKKLHQRVKTTVVYVTHDQVEAMTLADRIVIMRDGHIEQVGTPLDVFENPVNTFVAGFIGSPPMNLLDAEVTGRDGAAVARLADGIEVPLPTAQASKLKAGQGIVLGFRPDSLHPRGHGMLHADAGLDLDRTIKLAEPLGTETLLFVDFGGREVQAKMLSPRVVVPGETMPFVLDLERLHVFDKASGRSIAA
- a CDS encoding carbohydrate ABC transporter permease, producing the protein MAILCVPGLWVVLTAFRPNVEIMARPPVWIPQDLNLDNFRGIFGLLPQQQQGLPVIEYFRNSIVISVTSTAIAIIVGMAGGYAFARFRFRGKQALFVSFMLSRTVPGIALSLPLFIVWSRLGLIDTSFGLIVVYLAINVPFTIWLTDGFFRQIPVDLSEAAQIDGCTRWQAFWKIEFPLARSGLASAAIFAFLTSWNEYALASQLTRTTASKTMPVGLMDFTAQFTVDWTGMSAMAVLIIIPALILTFIVQKHLIAGLTFGGVK
- a CDS encoding carbohydrate ABC transporter permease, translated to MSFLRSPRAIPYLLLLPSIVVIAAVVLIPLIVSLWSSFTPYVLTRPATLFQFVGWRNYLRIVSSTDFWWAFGRTLLFVTVALNLELVFGLGLALLVNKVTMGQKTIRTVMMFPMMFSPILVGFQFKYIFNDAVGLMNNALFSLGLITQPIPWLVDGVLANASILAAEIWMSTSIFAILLLAGLLALPKDPIEAAKVDGCNPIQVFRHITLPFLMPFIYIAMTIRSLDVARAYDMVRIMTNGGPAGRTELLWTLMARVGYQNSQMGMANAMGYVSILTSILFTVYFYRKLVAARRYMGGAE
- a CDS encoding extracellular solute-binding protein, whose amino-acid sequence is MASYQGLKTLFLACCALGGLAGAAQADNFDYGKFPGYTLKVKLIGGTQYEKLYTRIPEWEKLTGAKVEIVSSKNHFDLDREIKQDIASGSITWCVGSNHTSFAPQYGDLYIDLKQEVPADVLAEYVPGTLKASEVDGRLVQLPRVTDVSNIYYNKDVYENADIKAKYKEKFGVDLAPPKTFDEFKQQAIFLASPPNRYGTAFAGKDEGLTGRFMEIVRANGGDMFDKNWKPIFNSPEGVAALQWFVDLYKAKAVPAGTVNYTWDDIGQAFAAGQLAVDLDWPGWAAFFNDPKTSKIAGHVGLATAPVGTSGKRGGWSGSHSFSVTQDCDNKKAGVSFAVFMTNDESELLEARAGNLPTRTKVFDDVVKEFKDSGNTYMADMFTAWRASLADARTPPLVPQWIEVSNVIWPQLQAAIVGEKTPQEALDKAAADATQIMQDAGLLKQ
- a CDS encoding IclR family transcriptional regulator encodes the protein MSTEDNGDRYRAPALDKGLDILELLASTEEGMSQAEIAKALERTPNEIYRMLDRLVRRRYVVRTQGDRYELSLKLFALAHRHAPMRRLVSHSMPMLRQFARDAEQSCHIAVYDRGNVLVVAQVDSPGYWGLAVRVGSHVGLLNTGSGHVLLAFASERERQFMIEEHEFMPHEQAPDDLDARLAVVRERGYEMMDSQQTTAVQNISVPILGPHGSVVAVFTCPYLKRIDVSDAPDSDAVLAMVIRTGQDISHLVGGA
- a CDS encoding amidohydrolase family protein → MRIVDTHLHLVYPDRFSYPWLADVPALAHPFPAEPYFAEAAALGIEAALHMEVDVAEADQEGETRFVTTLDPRIVGAIASGRPERADFPAQLERLAAIPGVKGLRRILHTSPDDLSEPALFAENIRRIAPLGWTFDLCVLARQLPVGRRLAERCPDVQFVLDHCGVPDIAAKAIDPWRAEIAAIAALPNVAAKISGIVAYAGADWTVDDLRPYVEHVIACFGWDRVVWGSDFPVCTLTADLSRWVAATHDLISGTSADEQAKLLHRNAERIYHLA
- a CDS encoding L-rhamnose mutarotase, encoding MQRIASVIALNPDRIADYKRLHAAVWPEVLAKIAECNIRNYSIFLREPENLLFGYYEYHGTDHAADMAKMAADPKTQEWWAVCMPCQAPLETRKRGEWWAGMDEVFHAD
- a CDS encoding Gfo/Idh/MocA family protein; the protein is MALQDTLRQSWPRPSAPRPIVVIGAGGIVKDAHLPAYRLAGFPVAGLYDLDAARARALGESFGIPAFDSLDAALAVPNAVFDLALPPAAHLSVLERLPEGAAVLLQKPMGRDLDEATRILALARARRLKAAVNFQLRFSPMMLAVADALAKGLLGRLIDVEVHLNLVTPWHLFPFLKGMERVEIAVHSIHYLDLIRGLLGNPVGIHARTLGHPASDLAQTRTSALIDYGPDVRVAVSINHHHDFGRRFQDASFRFEGTEGAAMVKLGLLLNYPEGEPDELWIATGGADWEQVPLAGGWFPHAFIGTMANLQRFAAGEDDRLVTSVEDAWHTMALVEAAFRSSAAPATPVPASPEALS
- a CDS encoding MaoC family dehydratase, giving the protein MNDEREGFAPTVGVSSTVPRDMPADHAALPVWNAENWFYEDWPVGQKIRSLRRTIGESDSHLFNTLVTDIHPYVQDQMFAETEGVFGRRLVAGAFVFSAGLGLVATNCVNAFSYGYDRLRFIKPLFIGETIYTIRTNLDKRPKYKELGLIRASYEVFKGEGELILYCEHLQTVKYRHPESFVGQTEK
- a CDS encoding CaiB/BaiF CoA transferase family protein, with translation MNSAEPKPASTTGLPLEGLVVVDMSQFLSGPYCSLRLMDLGARVIKVERPDGGDLSRRLYLSDTEIGGDSTIFHAINRAKESLAIDLKNPDDLAALKRLIAQADVLIQNFRPGVIERLGLAYEEARAINPRLVYASITGYGAEGPWVMRPGQDLLAQSRSGVMWLNGDEDQGPVPFGLAIADMLAGSATAQGILAALVRRGITNQGSHVETSLMEALIDFQFEVLTTYLNDGRRRPRRSAFRSAHAYLSAPYGVYPTKDGWLAIAMTPIPKLADLLKIDGLAPYRDAPATWFTARDEIKAIIAQTLAHEPTDHWLAILEPADIWCAKVLDWEELLDNEGFRALDMLQLVEREDDVHILTTRSPIRVDGVRPKFDRAAPRVGEHSAQIRAEFGL